One window of the Rosa rugosa chromosome 3, drRosRugo1.1, whole genome shotgun sequence genome contains the following:
- the LOC133737835 gene encoding alpha-soluble NSF attachment protein 2-like, whose amino-acid sequence MEDHIAREEKFEKKANKKLHGWRVFGSKRDDIAELLDHAATSYKLPNAWDKAKEMYIKLAKHHLKTKTEHEAAATAFVDAAHCCDITSVDEAISCLDQGVDYLLDTGKFNAAATCSDKAARLYKEIAELFESQENIEKAIEFFEKASELPLNEELSSSVNYQCYEKAAQLAAQNEQYPKAIEIYENMATYSLNHSLLKHKVKGHLFKAGICRLCRGDDAAVAMAKQYADSYPSFRDTWQCKSLEDIAVSVDKRDLTTFRDVVKKFESMTPPDSWTTNLLLRVEEKLKASKSVRTRRPTKALDLKPSSTTTFGDRGRQRKMCTGLERSRTTIGGTSTATGSKLLRSSLRIKTGVDTSKEEIRNMGEMPLTNWPFLRENFRRAFLVAGQMSSIRDLPSKEACM is encoded by the coding sequence ATGGAGGATCATATTGCTAGAGAAGAGAAATTTGAAAAGAAAGCAAACAAGAAGCTTCATGGATGGAGAGTTTTTGGTTCCAAACGCGATGATATTGCCGAACTGTTGGATCATGCTGCCACCTCTTACAAACTCCCCAATGCCTGGGATAAAGCGAAAGAAATGTACATCAAGTTGGCAAAGCATCATTTGAAGACCAAAACCGAACATGAAGCCGCCGCCACAGCTTTTGTTGATGCTGCACATTGCTGCGACATAACATCTGTTGATGAGGCCATTTCTTGTCTAGATCAGGGAGTCGATTACCTTCTCGATACCGGAAAGTTCAATGCAGCTGCAACATGCTCTGACAAAGCTGCACGCTTGTATAAGGAAATTGCGGAACTATTTGAATCCCAGGAGAATATTGAGAAGGCTATTGAGTTCTTCGAAAAGGCATCTGAGCTCCCTTTAAATGAAGAATTATCAAGTTCCGTGAACTACCAGTGCTATGAGAAAGCCGCTCAACTTGCTGCTCAGAATGAGCAATATCCCAAGGCCATTGAAATCTACGAAAATATGGCGACTTACTCGCTCAACCACAGCTTGCTCAAGCACAAAGTTAAGGGGCATCTTTTCAAGGCCGGAATATGCAGACTCTGCAGAGGAGATGACGCTGCAGTTGCAATGGCCAAGCAATACGCAGATTCATATCCAAGTTTTCGTGATACATGGCAGTGCAAATCCCTGGAGGATATAGCAGTTTCAGTTGATAAACGTGACCTGACCACGTTCCGTGATGTGGTGAAGAAATTCGAAAGTATGACACCACCGGATTCATGGACAACCAACTTGCTGTTGAGAGTGGAGGAGAAGCTGAAAGCTTCGAAGTCCGTGAGAACGCGACGGCCAACCAAGGCGTTAGACTTGAAACCCAGCTCCACCACTACATTTGGTGATAGAGGGAGGCAAAGGAAGATGTGCACCGGCTTGGAAAGATCCCGGACGACTATAGGGGGCACGTCAACGGCAACAGGAAGTAAACTCTTGCGGTCTAGCTTAAGGATCAAAACCGGTGTTGATACAAGCAAGGAGGAGATCAGGAATATGGGAGAGATGCCTCTGACGAATTGGCCGTTCCTCAGAGAGAACTTCAGACGAGCCTTCTTAGTGGCCGGCCAAATGTCCTCCATAAGGGACTTACCTTCCAAAGAAGCTTGCATgtga
- the LOC133736531 gene encoding alkylated DNA repair protein ALKBH8 homolog gives MDVRKEILRQVFGDSSDSEDLELGDGSESDPNQRWVPIEQIKGLWLCRDFLSPQNQSALLSTIQNEGWFTEASHNQAMRFGDLPDWAAELSDSIHKVVLSCDSDSHPIELGSACDGKQNGSPFPSELLSRVPLFDQLILNSYQPGEGICAHVDLLRFEDGIAILSLESSCVMHFSPVEGTSGGFLEDQGKDPVTTKIPVYLTPGSLILMSGEARYQWKHEINRKPGFQKWQGEELNQKKRISITLRKLCQPTQVLNGNDGSKYYVLADVV, from the exons ATGGATGTTAGAAAGGAAATTCTCAGGCAGGTGTTCGGCGATTCATCGGATAGTGAAGACTTGGAATTGGGCGATGGATCGGAGTCCGACCCGAATCAGAGATGGGTACCAATAGAACAAATCAAAGGGCTGTGGCTGTGCAGAGACTTCCTCTCTCCTCAGAACCAGTCTGCCTTGCTCTCCACAATCCAAAACG AAGGATGGTTCACTGAAGCCTCTCACAATCAG GCTATGAGGTTCGGAGACCTTCCGGATTGGGCAGCTGAGCTTTCGGATTCTATTCACAAGGTTGTGCTTTCATGTGATAGTGATTCTCATCCTATCGAGTTGGGAAGTGCTTGTGATGGGAAGCAGAATGGCAGTCCGTTTCCGTCGGAACTTTTATCCAGAGTGCCACTCTTTGATCAACTTATCCTAAACTCTTACCAACCAGGTGAG GGGATCTGCGCCCACGTTGACCTATTGCGCTTTGAAGATGGAATTGCTATCCTCTCCCTAGAGTCATCATGTGTGATGCATTTTAGTCCAGTTGAAGGAACAAGTGGGGGCTTTCTAGAGGATCAGGGAAAGGATCCAGTGACGACCAAGATTCCTGTTTATCTTACACCAGGATCCCTGATTCTAATGTCAGGAGAAGCACGCTACCAATGGAAGCACGAGATCAACCGCAAACCTGGATTTCAGAAGTGGCAAGGAGAGGAGCTAAATCAGAAGAAGAGAATCTCCATTACTCTGAGGAAGCTTTGCCAG CCTACACAGGTCCTGAATGGAAATGATGGATCAAAGTATTATGTGCTAGCTGACGTTGTTTAA